The following DNA comes from Apus apus isolate bApuApu2 chromosome 24, bApuApu2.pri.cur, whole genome shotgun sequence.
TTGCAAGTCCCATGTTGACTTAAGCAATATTCTGCTGCATATAAAGTGTTGGCcctgaaatgagaaaataaacatcACAGCCACTTTGCATCCATTTATATCAACACAAGGTTGTGTgtgcagagagggagaggagaccAATATTTGCTAAATagaaaagagtttaaaataGTAGAAGGGCTCTTTAAAAAGTtattacaaacaaaacattttaaaataaattgaaaactttttagaaagaattatttaaacAGCCAAAGCTGGACACTTTAgtcctttttgttgttttgttttttttttttttcttgaatgtgGGAGCCAGATGGTTTCATGGCTTGGCAGACAGGACAGTGCATTTGCCACGTGCAGCACCTGAATGGAGGAGGAAATTTTGGATTTCCAAACAGATGGTGTTGAGGGACTCAGCAAAGCTGTTCACATTGGCAAGGAGTGGAAaactctgcagctttttttcccccagagccCCATATATTGCTGCTGAAGTATGAGCAGAGGTTGGCTATTCTGtacttcctttcccccccctgcAGGTAAACACTGGGAAGGGCTTTTGAAACTGTAGGAGAAATTTTCCAGTTTAGCCTTGGGAATTCATCTTCCTTGCCCTTTCTCGGCCATCCCCACTCTCTGAAATCACTCACTGACAAGTAAATGTTCTCAAGATGCTGACAGGGTTCAAGGTGGAATCGACCCCACCCAGAGTTGCTCCCCAACCTGAACGACATGaaaatcacttaaaaaataTGGAATGCTGTTAACTTTTTCTagacagaggaggaaggaaaatgcttttctttttcttctaattctACCAGTGTCCCCTTAAAATCATGATGCTGAAAGGAGGGGGTGAAGGGAAGTTCAGAGAGAGTGTGTGGCAGTGAATGTCAGGCTCACTGTGCATCTCCTCCCTGCATCTCCTGCCCTTGGATTTGAAGCTCTGGTTGTCAGCATGTTCCTTCAGGATGCATGCTGCATGCTACACCCAGGGAATGTCAACAGCAGTTGTCAGGAGGCTCCCTGCCACCCTCGCTGTGGGATTTTAGAGATACAAAGGTTGGAGAGCAGTGCTGATTTATGAGAGGGCAGGTCTAGCATGGTCTGCCTCCACTTGTCTCTAATCTCTGTCTGGAAGAGATAGCCTTGGGAATTGCTGGCCGTGGCTGTAGTGAAAATGTTGCTGGAGGAAAAATGTACATGGTTACACTTGTCCATATCTTCTGGAGTTTTGTTCCTTAGAATAATACAACCTTGCACATGACATGAATAGGCTCTGGGCAGGCTGCTCGTGCCtgtgtttttctgcttgtaACTTCATGTGTCTCTCTCAGACTCCTTTTCAGTCATCAGGATTGGACACAAGCAGAACAACCCGGCACCATGGGCTGGTGGACAGAGTGTATCGTGACAGGAACCGCCTGGGCTCCCCGCACCGACGCCCTCTCTCTGTGGATAAACATGGAAGACAAATATCCTTTGGTTTACGAGCTGGCAGAGAACACCTGCCTTTCAATAAGACCAGAGCTTTCAGTTCTtaccctgctccttcccctcctcacctGTCAGCAGAGTGGCTCCCCATCTGTGTGCAGTTAATGTCATCTGCCTTTCCTCAACTGTGATCTAGTCTATAAATACCTGCTGTTCTGTAAAGTAAGCActtccttttctccatttcttcacCTCTAAGTGGGGATAATGATCCACATGGAGCTGAGAGGGACTGAGATCCTTTGATGGAAAAGGCAAGGCAGTCTTGGTGAAACTGAGTTTCCCTTCAAAACTGAGTCAATCGAAACCAGGATAATTCTTTGCAGTTGGTTGTGCATTTTATTACAAGTTGATTCATCAGTTTAGCATTTGCCAAGTGGTGTTTCTTCTTGCCATTtgtgaaaatgaattattatttctgaCAGGCTTAAAATGTGCCACAGTCAGACTGGCTTGATGGGGCTAAAGGGGCTGTCTGagtgggagagcagagagatgATGGCTTCTTGGGAAGAGCTGGGTgctcagaaagggaaaaggagaatgTTTGTCCAGTTGCCCAAACATTGCAACATCCCAGATAATATTTTGTTTGAGTGTCCTTTTAAAGTCAGTGTCTTCCCCACAGGGGGTCTGCTTGCCTTTCCCATGTGAGCTTAGTGGTTCTGACAGGGTAATTTGCATTATTCCTCAGGGAAGATTTCAAATAGGCCTCCTGCTTAAGTGAGGATGGTGTTCTTGCCCTTAACTGAGGGAATCACGTGGACAGCTGTCCCTATGGCACCGTGTACCTGTCACCACCCTCAGACACAAGCTGGAGAAGGTCAGTGGTGCaatcgtgtgtgtgtgtgtctttggACTGTGTTCTCTGATACTTTCACCCGCAGCAGAGTCCTTTATTGTCCCCCACAACAGCTGGTAATCTGAATTGCCATGCCCTCCTGAATTTAGAAATGGATTGTTTTCTTCTATTATGCTTATTCTTAAACTGAAGGTGTGTCAGCTGATGTCATCTTTCTAAGGGTAAATCTTGCCAGGTGTTCCAAGGCACGGCCCAAAACTGTTGAGTTGTAAAAGACCTGAATATTTCTCAGTGAGCAGGGACTGGGTTGGTCTGCCCTTGCAGGTGCTGAAGTGGAAGGAGTTGCCTGTTTCTGCCCCTTGGAGGTGCCAAAGGGGTGGCCTGCATTCCCAAGCAAAGGACATGAGGGCTGTCCTGACTGGATGTCCCAGCTGCACAATATCCATGCATCCTGAACCAGTCAGTTCCCCTCCCTATGAAACAGGGgtgctttcttttcaaagacCAGCACAACCATAGGATGTAGAAGCAGCTTTTAGctaaaaaaaatggcattattTGATCATGCATAATCTTAACAAAgcatgtaaaattattttctaactgCAGCAACCACTTTATCCTGTATTCCTCTCGATCCCTTTATTGAAACAATTGCTCTTCAAACTTGAACTAATTTGTCCTGCAAATTGATTGTTTCACAGGGAAATTGTGCCTGGTACATGCCATATATAGATTTCAGGTATTTAATGTGAAATTTTGAGGGTTTACCGAGTTGGTTGCATTTCTCTGAGATTTAGTGTTCTTTTGTTTAGAGAAACTGacaataagaatatttttttggcCTTCCTTTCAGGACAAACTCTGATTCTGCCTTGCACCAGAGTACTATGACTCCAGCTCAACAAGAATCCTTCTCAGGAGGGTCACAGGACATGCAGCAGAAAAGaggtaaagagagaaaaaacagtacAAGTATGTGTATCATGTCAAGCATTGTACTTCAGATTATCTGCACGTTTTGGTGTTGATCTGTGTCTAGAAATACATGGAAGCAGAACACTTTCTAGATTCAGTTACAGAGGAAATGGCTCAAAGAACTTGATGGGTTACTGAGACTTCTGGGTGctgaaatccagaaaaaatGATGCAAGCTAAGATGGAACATCTTCCTGAACAGCATCTTCTGTTATTCTAAAACCTTCTGCTATGGGGAAAAGTAATCTGGACTCGTGGGACTCTGGTGGTTCAGCTCCTCTCAGAGGTACCAGAGGTTTGCAGTCTGTAGTGACTTCTAGCTAAGTGTGGAGAACCTAGGcattaaatcatagaatcatggaatggtttggatgtgaagggaccttaaagatcatcaggttccaacctccttgctctgagcagggacctcccaccagaccaggctgcataagcctcatccagcctggccatgAACACcctcagggatggggcagccacagcttccctgggcaacctgttccagtgtctcaccaccctcactgcaaggaatttcttcctggtgtccaacctaaatctcctaTTTCATGGTCAGTGATACAATATCAGAAAGCAGCAAGACTTCATCTAGCTTTTATTTATGGGGTTGCAATCAGTAGTGAGCAAACCCTCAGAGGCAGTGCCTTCAAACAGCACTGACATTCCCAgtgagaggctggagcagggcagctccagcaccaaCAATTCTGGTGCCCTCTGCTGGCCCTTCTTCCCTGTCAGCTCAAGAATTCCATGGAAAGCTCTTTACTCTGGTGTGAAGAAACTGAATCCTAAAACAACCACCAGAGATGGGTGAGCATGCAGCACTCAGGTGCATGTGCACTGTACTGCAACTCTTACACAGTTCCAGAGctgtaaaacattaaataattatCATCTTAAACAGTATTGTATAAACATAGACTTATTGTCATGAAAGGCTTTTGCTGATACACCTctcttttcatgtttctttgtCACCTTGCTATTAACATGATGAAACACTTGACTGCTTTGAGCATACAAATGTGCTTGGAAtatggagaagcagcagctttgtaGCATTTCTCTGTCTTGGGGAGATGGTCCTGATTTTTCCCCACTGGAATTGTCCTGTTGGACACCCATGAGATGTAGCAGGTGTACACCTCACTTGtggaaaatgcagaagacaGGAAACACTAGCTCCCAAGATACACTTCcagaagaagcagaataaaTTTAAGGCaaatttctaaaaaatattatttgggggttttttttggaagctgATAATGTCTCcctgctaattaaaaaaaaataaaattagtacCAGAAGAGACTGAAATTCTATTTAATCTCATAACAGCTGAGTGCCACTGTTTCATCTTCATTGCTAGTAGGTTACTTAAGAGTTTTCATATGGTTAAACTTCCAATCTAAAAACTTCTTCCTGAGAGGCTTAATATTATGATCtgattccttttgttttcatgttttagtTTTATTACTGACAGTCCCTGGAATGGAGGAAACCACCTCTGAGGCAGATAAAACCCTCTCTAAGCAAGGCTGGGACACTAAAAAGGTAGGAATCTCACATTTCAAGGTgtagagattttattttctaaatatatttaagtaAACTAATATTGTCAACCAAAGTACTTGCAGAGATTAGAGattaaattctgtatttagCAATCACTAAACATGAGATCAGAAATGCTCTTTATTTGATTATATCAGGAGAAACTCTAAATTTAAGCCTTATTGGGCcaataaagcaaaaaaccaaGACATATCTCTTCTAAGAGCTTCACAGAGCTCTTGTGTAGAAGAGCAGCTCTTCTGTAGAAATGTCTTAAATGCAATAAGATGTATTAATTGAAATATATCCTAAGCATTAATCTCCAGCAATatctttgcctttaaaaaatgtcttccttctaTTTTAGACTGGGTCATCAAGACCTAAATCATGTGAAGTTCCAGGAATCAAGTAAGTTTTGAGCAATTCTCTTCACTGAGGTCTTTCAGAAAGAATGTTTCCTAATGAATGTCCTCTTGCTTTGGGGTTTTCTGAGGAGCCCTTAGAGGCTGTAGCACTGCAGGAGAGATACAAGAATCCAGAACCTGAGTGACCCCTTGGCTGTTACATCTCTGGATTGTCCTGAACACAAGATAGAATTCAGTATAAGGCagcttcctttttaaaatacattttatcaaGATCTGTCAGGCTGAAATTTAAATGgaattgtgttttgtttgtttgttttttctcccttctttagCATCTTTCCATCAGCTGACCAGGAAAACACTACAACACTGATTCCTGCTACACATAACACAGGTGGCTCCCTGCCAGACCTGACCAACATCCacttcccttcccccctcccaacACCATTAGATCCTGAGGAATCCACAttcccagccctgagcagctccaaCAGCACCGGGAATCTTGCTGCCAATCTGACTCACTTGGGCATCAGCACTGCCAGTCAGGGTAAGATCACACCCTGAGGTGTTTTTACATGTTGTCCATAATCATGTCACTTGTTTTCAATGATGGAAGTTGCTGAATCTTACTGTTTGTCTGAGGGGAAATTGCACTTTGCTGTTGATTGACATTTCTTTGTAAACCAGTTTTATTGAGccatttctgtaggaaaaagtGAGCAAGCTGTATTTAGTTATTTGACTTACAGATTGGCTTTCATTCTTATCTTCTTGGTGCCCAAATctgcttttttggggggttttacTGTGTTTCTGTAGAAGACTACAGGAGAGACCAAAGTGTGGCTCCCTTGTAATTCCACACTTGTGCTATGGAAATATCTGAAGtagacattttgttttcattcctttagaatgagggtttttttcagtgggatGGCTCTTGGACAGAGAACATTGCTTGCTCCAGCTGAAGCaaattttttcatttgtccAGTCAAGAATAATGTGGAAACCTCTGCAAGGTGTGCTGGGTGTTTTAAGCTTGACTACTTAAGTTTTGAAAATATCCTGAATATTCAAGCTATATAAAACAGCAGGGCTTTGGGGTAGAAAGATCTTCCTGAGTCCTGTTGCTGTTTGAGCTGCTCAGCACGAGGAGTCAGTTCTGTTTGTTGGGGTTCTTGGACTAGGACAATACTGATCAATATTTATATACTGggcaatatttaaaaaaaccccacaatgaACCACAAATAAAATTTGTCACACTGGCAATTTATAATATACTGATCACTTGATAATTTCAGGATTAAATTTAACTTTATAGACAAAAAGCCTAAGCTGGGGatgattgttttttaaatagtttcacTGGGTCTCACTTGAGTAGTGGTGAGGAGGGTTGCATGTCTTTATTGTCAGTGACAATTGCAGTTGGTTGAGTCCTAGAATAGAAACAAGACTCTGTATCCAAAAATAAAGTATATTTCCTGTGGTAGGCAGGATTCCCTTACCCACTTGAAAATCCTCTTGTATGTTGGGAAAAGGAAATCATTCTAATCAGGTTGATGCAGTGTTGTGACTGAGCAGTTATATTTAAGAATGAAGCAAGAAGATGGTTTAACCATTTGAGTGCAGGTggctcagcagctctcagcatcCTTTGACAAGCTTTCTGGTCTCAAAAGAAACTGCACAAAGGTTGAGAGATGGTCTGTCACAGAATTAAATGTCTGTGCAGTGAGAGATATgatgtgtattaaaaaaaacccacctgctTGCATGGAGTTAGGCCAGATTAGGTCACTTAACTTTTTTTGTCCTACTCATGATTAGCAAAGTAAAGGGTCTAAAACCAAACTGGCAACTATAgaattgctttgaaaacatttcctgatCTATCAAAGACGTAGCAAATAAGTGATATGCTCATTGATGATTTTCTTGCTCCTCTTTGGAGACTGTCCCATAGTTTAATCAGTGGGAGAGTTAATCAGTTTAATCATAGTCAGTGGttggtcctttttttttaaccaattttTCCCAACTCTCCttgcttctctgtgtcttctaGCTCTTCAGCAGGACACAGACCTGCATTTTGCAGGAGCTCAGTGCACTGCACAGACGTGccctcagcacccccaggaAAAGGTGGGGAAACAAACACCTGTCAGGTCCCAAAGAACCACCAGCAGTTGGGGGCAACACGTGTGTGCCTTGGAGTTTGTCAGTTCAGTGCCCTGTTCCGTGAGACGCTGTTGGTTTTGCAAACATGGCAAGGGAAGCCAGGCAGGCTTCAGAATCTGTGCTGTTTGAGCCAGTTTGCCTGCTGGCTCCTTGGCAGCCCGGACTTCCTGGCTCCCTGGCAGCCTGCCTGGAAGCTCTGAACATTTGCCAAGTGCCTCGGAGCTCTCAGGCTCTTGTGAATTCCTCCTTTCTGGCAGCTCGAGAGAACAGCTCGCTCAGTAGATTGTCCTGAAATCACTTTCCAGGGTGTCTCTGTTTCTCTAGGGTGAAGCAGGAAATAGGAGATGTTTCAAAACGTACAAATTTTTGTCTTAAATTTGACCAAAATTACAAGACTTGAATGGTTTATCCCACCCCCTGCTAGGTCATGGCTTTTCAGAGTGTGAAGGATATTTCCTGCCTTCCCGTGCACTGGTATGCCATTACCAATGGAGTACTTCCTGTGTAaccagtttttcttctgcattttctattaaaataggtgtttgcttttttaataccACAAATGCTCTCTGATGAGTCTTGTTAAATGATCTTTTATCTTCTTGCTGAAGTTGAAGCCCTTGCAAGCAGAGCAGGATGTGCTGCTCCCGGGTCCAacgcccgcagccccgggaggTGGGGGAGACCTTGCCTGTGGTTTCTGTCAActgctgaagctgctcctgcctctcagTGCAGCAACCTGAACAAAGTGGTTGGGTTTGGTCCAGGATAAACCACAGGGACCTTCCTCTCATCCTGATGCTCTTCACCCTgacaaaattaattgcaaattcACTAACGAGTTTCAGCCTGATTGGCCGAGGCGCATTCAGCGCTTCGCATGAAGTGCTTGTCCACTTCTCCCATCAATTTTTCATCATTTAGGTAATTATCTCCATACGAGTATCAATAAACCATGGCTCTGCTCCTCTTGAAAGCTGGTTTGCTCCTTCCTGCAGGAATGACCACGACACCAGCCCCGTCCCAGCAGCACCGCCCCGCAGCCGTCAGCCCCCTCTCCCTGAGCGCAGACTCCAGGCGGCCACAGACACAGCAAATGTCTCCCACCCTTTCCCCTTTGTCACCAATCACTCAGGTAGGAGCTTACCTGGAGaactcatttatttattttaatcacagaTAAATTGTTTTACTCCACCTAGAGACAAGCTGGCTGTAATTTCCCATCTCTCGTGCTGtagttttcttatttaaatgtgtttgttaAATCAAAGCCTTGAAGAGGGAGCGGTTTGTAGAGGGGACAGATTTTACTTTTGCTCTTTTAGAACTATAGTAAAAAACATCTGTCAGGATGCTTTCCTGTTTTGATATTGTCCCAATATTAGTTGTGAAATTTgaaagggggcctacaggaaagctgggggagggactttggacaagggcagggagggatgggatgaagggTACTGGATTAATCtggaagagagatttaggttggacacaaggaggaaattctggagtgtgagggtggtgagacactggaataggttgcccagggaagctgtggctgccccatccctggcagtgctgaagggcagattggatggggcttggagcaacctgggctggtgggaggtgtccctgcccatgcaggggattggaactagatgatctttatggtctcttccaacccaaaccagtctgtgattctatgatttaattAGTGAGAGAAGCTcaattagcttttaaaattgattttataGGTGtgactctgcagctgcctgggttATGAATTTCTGACCCTCATTCATTCAAAACATTCAACAGGGCTTTTAGAGTATTTGTTTCTTGGACACAGGAAACAATACTAAGTCTTTTGAAACATGTTCTTGGCTGTTTCTGAACCTTTAGGCAACACTTTTGAAATGCAAGATGAAACCTGATGTGCTCGAAAACAAAGGGCGgttccctgccagcctgggtGATTTTTGATTCTTCTTTTTAAGGCTGTGGCTATGGATGCATTgtctctggagcagcagcttcccccATATCCATTTTTTACCCAGACAACTTcccaacaacagcagcagaccCAGGTGGCAAGTACCCTGCCTCAGAACACTCCTTTAATGCAGACCTCTGGTTTACAGCGAGGAACACAGCTCCCCCCTCTCTCCGTCACGGTACCTTCCACCATCCCACAGTCACCTCCAGGCAGCCAGACCCAACCATCCATG
Coding sequences within:
- the CRTC1 gene encoding CREB-regulated transcription coactivator 1 isoform X1 → MAASNNPRKFSEKIALHNQKQAEETAAFEEVMKDLSLTRAHRLQLQKTQYLQLGQSRGQYYGGSLPNVNQIGNSAMDLPFQHNGALAEAFGAVPVSLTPFQSSGLDTSRTTRHHGLVDRVYRDRNRLGSPHRRPLSVDKHGRQVDSCPYGTVYLSPPSDTSWRRTNSDSALHQSTMTPAQQESFSGGSQDMQQKRVLLLTVPGMEETTSEADKTLSKQGWDTKKTGSSRPKSCEVPGINIFPSADQENTTTLIPATHNTGGSLPDLTNIHFPSPLPTPLDPEESTFPALSSSNSTGNLAANLTHLGISTASQGMTTTPAPSQQHRPAAVSPLSLSADSRRPQTQQMSPTLSPLSPITQAVAMDALSLEQQLPPYPFFTQTTSQQQQQTQVASTLPQNTPLMQTSGLQRGTQLPPLSVTVPSTIPQSPPGSQTQPSMGIDINSASLQQYRSNAGSPANQSPTSPVSNQGFSPGSSPQHSSILGSVFGDSYYDQQMTARQANALSHQLEQFNMIENAISSNSLYSPCSTLNYSQAAMMGLTGSHGSLQDSQQLNYSSHGNIPNIILTVTGESPPSLSKELTSSLAGVGDVSFDTDSQFPLDELKIDPLTLDGLHMLNDPDMVLTDPATEDTFRMDRL
- the CRTC1 gene encoding CREB-regulated transcription coactivator 1 isoform X2 — translated: MAASNNPRKFSEKIALHNQKQAEETAAFEEVMKDLSLTRAHRLQLQKTQYLQLGQSRGQYYGGSLPNVNQIGNSAMDLPFQTPFQSSGLDTSRTTRHHGLVDRVYRDRNRLGSPHRRPLSVDKHGRQVDSCPYGTVYLSPPSDTSWRRTNSDSALHQSTMTPAQQESFSGGSQDMQQKRVLLLTVPGMEETTSEADKTLSKQGWDTKKTGSSRPKSCEVPGINIFPSADQENTTTLIPATHNTGGSLPDLTNIHFPSPLPTPLDPEESTFPALSSSNSTGNLAANLTHLGISTASQGMTTTPAPSQQHRPAAVSPLSLSADSRRPQTQQMSPTLSPLSPITQAVAMDALSLEQQLPPYPFFTQTTSQQQQQTQVASTLPQNTPLMQTSGLQRGTQLPPLSVTVPSTIPQSPPGSQTQPSMGIDINSASLQQYRSNAGSPANQSPTSPVSNQGFSPGSSPQHSSILGSVFGDSYYDQQMTARQANALSHQLEQFNMIENAISSNSLYSPCSTLNYSQAAMMGLTGSHGSLQDSQQLNYSSHGNIPNIILTVTGESPPSLSKELTSSLAGVGDVSFDTDSQFPLDELKIDPLTLDGLHMLNDPDMVLTDPATEDTFRMDRL
- the CRTC1 gene encoding CREB-regulated transcription coactivator 1 isoform X4, which codes for MAASNNPRKFSEKIALHNQKQAEETAAFEEVMKDLSLTRAHRLQLQKTQYLQLGQSRGQYYGGSLPNVNQIGNSAMDLPFQHNGALAEAFGAVPVSLTPFQSSGLDTSRTTRHHGLVDRVYRDRNRLGSPHRRPLSVDKHGRQVDSCPYGTVYLSPPSDTSWRRTNSDSALHQSTMTPAQQESFSGGSQDMQQKRVLLLTVPGMEETTSEADKTLSKQGWDTKKTGSSRPKSCEVPGINIFPSADQENTTTLIPATHNTGGSLPDLTNIHFPSPLPTPLDPEESTFPALSSSNSTGNLAANLTHLGISTASQGMTTTPAPSQQHRPAAVSPLSLSADSRRPQTQQMSPTLSPLSPITQAVAMDALSLEQQLPPYPFFTQTTSQQQQQTQVASTLPQNTPLMQTSGLQRGTQLPPLSVTVPSTIPQSPPGSQTQPSMGIDINSHSSILGSVFGDSYYDQQMTARQANALSHQLEQFNMIENAISSNSLYSPCSTLNYSQAAMMGLTGSHGSLQDSQQLNYSSHGNIPNIILTVTGESPPSLSKELTSSLAGVGDVSFDTDSQFPLDELKIDPLTLDGLHMLNDPDMVLTDPATEDTFRMDRL
- the CRTC1 gene encoding CREB-regulated transcription coactivator 1 isoform X9; translation: MAASNNPRKFSEKIALHNQKQAEETAAFEEVMKDLSLTRAHRLQLQKTQYLQLGQSRGQYYGGSLPNVNQIGNSAMDLPFQHNGALAEAFGAVPVSLTPFQSSGLDTSRTTRHHGLVDRVYRDRNRLGSPHRRPLSVDKHGRQVDSCPYGTVYLSPPSDTSWRRTNSDSALHQSTMTPAQQESFSGGSQDMQQKRVLLLTVPGMEETTSEADKTLSKQGWDTKKTGSSRPKSCEVPGINIFPSADQENTTTLIPATHNTGGSLPDLTNIHFPSPLPTPLDPEESTFPALSSSNSTGNLAANLTHLGISTASQGMTTTPAPSQQHRPAAVSPLSLSADSRRPQTQQMSPTLSPLSPITQLEQFNMIENAISSNSLYSPCSTLNYSQAAMMGLTGSHGSLQDSQQLNYSSHGNIPNIILTVTGESPPSLSKELTSSLAGVGDVSFDTDSQFPLDELKIDPLTLDGLHMLNDPDMVLTDPATEDTFRMDRL
- the CRTC1 gene encoding CREB-regulated transcription coactivator 1 isoform X5, with the protein product MAASNNPRKFSEKIALHNQKQAEETAAFEEVMKDLSLTRAHRLQLQKTQYLQLGQSRGQYYGGSLPNVNQIGNSAMDLPFQTPFQSSGLDTSRTTRHHGLVDRVYRDRNRLGSPHRRPLSVDKHGRQVDSCPYGTVYLSPPSDTSWRRTNSDSALHQSTMTPAQQESFSGGSQDMQQKRVLLLTVPGMEETTSEADKTLSKQGWDTKKTGSSRPKSCEVPGINIFPSADQENTTTLIPATHNTGGSLPDLTNIHFPSPLPTPLDPEESTFPALSSSNSTGNLAANLTHLGISTASQGMTTTPAPSQQHRPAAVSPLSLSADSRRPQTQQMSPTLSPLSPITQAVAMDALSLEQQLPPYPFFTQTTSQQQQQTQVASTLPQNTPLMQTSGLQRGTQLPPLSVTVPSTIPQSPPGSQTQPSMGIDINSASLQQYRSNAGSPANQSPTSPVSNQGFSPGSSPQLEQFNMIENAISSNSLYSPCSTLNYSQAAMMGLTGSHGSLQDSQQLNYSSHGNIPNIILTVTGESPPSLSKELTSSLAGVGDVSFDTDSQFPLDELKIDPLTLDGLHMLNDPDMVLTDPATEDTFRMDRL
- the CRTC1 gene encoding CREB-regulated transcription coactivator 1 isoform X8; its protein translation is MAASNNPRKFSEKIALHNQKQAEETAAFEEVMKDLSLTRAHRLQLQKTQYLQLGQSRGQYYGGSLPNVNQIGNSAMDLPFQHNGALAEAFGAVPVSLTPFQSSGLDTSRTTRHHGLVDRVYRDRNRLGSPHRRPLSVDKHGRQVDSCPYGTVYLSPPSDTSWRRTNSDSALHQSTMTPAQQESFSGGSQDMQQKRVLLLTVPGMEETTSEADKTLSKQGWDTKKTGSSRPKSCEVPGINIFPSADQENTTTLIPATHNTGGSLPDLTNIHFPSPLPTPLDPEESTFPALSSSNSTGNLAANLTHLGISTASQGMTTTPAPSQQHRPAAVSPLSLSADSRRPQTQQMSPTLSPLSPITQHSSILGSVFGDSYYDQQMTARQANALSHQLEQFNMIENAISSNSLYSPCSTLNYSQAAMMGLTGSHGSLQDSQQLNYSSHGNIPNIILTVTGESPPSLSKELTSSLAGVGDVSFDTDSQFPLDELKIDPLTLDGLHMLNDPDMVLTDPATEDTFRMDRL
- the CRTC1 gene encoding CREB-regulated transcription coactivator 1 isoform X3, producing MAASNNPRKFSEKIALHNQKQAEETAAFEEVMKDLSLTRAHRLQLQKTQYLQLGQSRGQYYGGSLPNVNQIGNSAMDLPFQHNGALAEAFGAVPVSLTPFQSSGLDTSRTTRHHGLVDRVYRDRNRLGSPHRRPLSVDKHGRQVDSCPYGTVYLSPPSDTSWRRTNSDSALHQSTMTPAQQESFSGGSQDMQQKRVLLLTVPGMEETTSEADKTLSKQGWDTKKTGSSRPKSCEVPGINIFPSADQENTTTLIPATHNTGGSLPDLTNIHFPSPLPTPLDPEESTFPALSSSNSTGNLAANLTHLGISTASQGMTTTPAPSQQHRPAAVSPLSLSADSRRPQTQQMSPTLSPLSPITQAVAMDALSLEQQLPPYPFFTQTTSQQQQQTQVASTLPQNTPLMQTSGLQRGTQLPPLSVTVPSTIPQSPPGSQTQPSMGIDINSASLQQYRSNAGSPANQSPTSPVSNQGFSPGSSPQLEQFNMIENAISSNSLYSPCSTLNYSQAAMMGLTGSHGSLQDSQQLNYSSHGNIPNIILTVTGESPPSLSKELTSSLAGVGDVSFDTDSQFPLDELKIDPLTLDGLHMLNDPDMVLTDPATEDTFRMDRL